Proteins encoded together in one Rhodothermales bacterium window:
- a CDS encoding DUF6624 domain-containing protein, producing MNHIAHVLAGLLFGCASFAACETPAPTAPPVDNQQLTALYEADQAERTGAIADWSIVAQNDRDRRARVQAMRDADSLHTANDFYHAAMIFQHGEDQQAYEQALELALKSVALDSTHAEARWLVAAATDRYLLSRKRPQVYGTQFVIYMNQWYLQKIDTTGASDDARRRLGARTLDETRAFLTEQNGAYRGLNIVPDSILVALGIP from the coding sequence ATGAATCATATAGCGCACGTACTTGCCGGCCTCCTCTTTGGCTGCGCCTCGTTTGCAGCCTGCGAAACGCCGGCTCCAACGGCCCCTCCTGTGGACAATCAGCAGCTGACGGCCCTGTATGAAGCCGATCAGGCCGAGCGTACGGGCGCCATCGCAGACTGGTCCATCGTCGCTCAAAACGACCGCGACCGGCGCGCGCGCGTCCAGGCCATGCGCGATGCGGATTCGCTTCACACCGCAAACGACTTTTATCATGCGGCCATGATCTTCCAGCATGGTGAGGACCAACAGGCCTACGAGCAAGCCCTCGAACTGGCGCTCAAGTCCGTCGCGCTCGACTCCACGCATGCGGAGGCGCGCTGGCTCGTCGCGGCGGCAACCGACCGGTACTTGCTGAGCAGAAAACGTCCCCAGGTGTACGGAACCCAGTTCGTGATCTACATGAACCAGTGGTACCTGCAGAAAATAGATACCACCGGCGCCAGCGACGACGCCCGACGCCGGCTGGGTGCGCGCACGCTCGATGAAACACGCGCGTTTCTCACCGAGCAAAACGGCGCGTACAGGGGCCTCAATATCGTCCCCGACTCTATTCTGGTGGCGCTGGGGATACCATGA
- a CDS encoding winged helix-turn-helix domain-containing protein codes for MSDLPNDVASDFYLGDWLVQPSRLRLSRGEVSEAIIEPKMMAVLVMLARRAGEVVTREALMEAVWPDVVVVDDTLSRSVSQLRNLLGRSPAVIETIRSRGYRLVSPVRPATPAIPFRRRWRVAWVAAVGLAFWLAFGLGWLTSRPASTERGPSVMFIDTSNVPVAIRLDEVLPVSGDEGGVLGLGAGDSTFSWHTQPPADAE; via the coding sequence ATGTCCGATCTGCCCAACGACGTCGCCTCCGACTTCTATCTCGGGGACTGGCTGGTGCAGCCGTCCCGCCTCCGGCTTTCACGCGGCGAGGTCTCGGAAGCGATCATCGAACCCAAGATGATGGCCGTGCTCGTTATGCTGGCGCGGCGTGCGGGCGAGGTCGTGACGCGGGAGGCGCTGATGGAGGCGGTGTGGCCTGATGTCGTTGTGGTGGACGATACGCTGTCGCGGAGCGTCTCGCAGCTGCGCAATCTGCTGGGCCGGTCGCCGGCCGTCATCGAAACGATCCGCTCGCGCGGCTACCGCCTGGTGTCGCCCGTGCGTCCCGCGACGCCGGCCATACCCTTCCGGCGCCGATGGCGCGTTGCCTGGGTCGCGGCGGTCGGTCTCGCGTTCTGGCTCGCGTTCGGGCTTGGATGGCTGACCAGCCGGCCCGCATCGACCGAGCGTGGCCCCTCCGTGATGTTTATCGACACGTCGAATGTACCGGTGGCAATCCGTCTGGATGAGGTCCTGCCGGTTTCGGGGGATGAGGGCGGCGTGCTCGGACTGGGGGCGGGCGACTCGACGTTCAGCTGGCACACGCAGCCGCCGGCGGATGCCGAATAG